The sequence CAACCGGGGTTGATTTCAGTCACTGTAATTTAAACGAGGCAGTATTTGATAACTGCCAACTGACTGATTGCGTATTCAACCACGCAAATATTATTAAAACACTGTTCAATAGTTGTGAATTAAGTCATGCCACATTTTTGGAGAGCCAATGTGAAGAAGCCATTTTTCACCACTGTACGTTAAATAATGCCGATTTTAGTGCGCTAACAATTAATAAAGTGAGTTTCACTGATAGCACTCTCTGCGGCAGCAACTTCACGGCAGGAAAATTAGAACGAACGACCTTTAACCAAACTGCAATGAGCGATGCCCTTTTAAATGATTGTCAGTTGAATCTTGTCACTTTTTTCCGCCTGGATTTACGCAATACACAGACCCTTGGTGCCCATTTTGATCAGGTCACTTTCTTCGAATGTGACCATCGTGGGAAAAGTTACGCAGGTCAACAATTGCAGGCTTGTCAATTTACCCATAATCAGTTGGACGATACTGATTTCAGCAATGCGCTATTGCGCCAAAGCAACTTTAAGGGAGCCTCTTTGCAACGCGCCAAGTTACATACAGTACAGGCTCAACAAACACTGTTTATAGAAGCCAACCTGACCGGGGCGCAGTGTCAATATGGGGAGTTTGATCAAGCAATATTCAACGGGGCGACGCTAAATAATGCCAGCTTTCATCAAGCGCGCCTTTTCCAAAGCCTGTTCCATTATTGTCAGGCAGAACGCTGCGATTTCAGTAAAAGCTATCTAGTTTACGCCGATTTTTCTTACGCCAATATTAATGAGGCAAACATGAGCTATGCCCATCTCATGCACACACGCTTACACGGAGCCAGGCAACAGCAAACGCACTGGAGTGATCGTAGTGGCGTATTAGAAAGGGATGAAGCGTTACATACCGCCGAAATCTGGAGCTCAGAACGCAAACTTTGATCCCCCATACTCAAGAGGCAACGCCATGAATACAGTCACAAAAAACCATTCAATCAGTAGCTTACTACCACAACAAACAGCAGGTTTGATTGCAGACAAGCTACCTGATGGCAGTTTGCTAGTGCAATATTCGAGTCAGGGTAGAGTTTGTCGTCAGGCAACCAGTTGCCTGGTGATGCCGAATATTGGTGATACGGTTCTGGTCGCCGACGCTGGTCAACAATTTTGGGTTATCGCGGTGTTGGAGCGAGCCGATCCAGGCACAGTGACACGCCTGAATGTGGTGGGTGATCTACAAATAGAAACACCCAGTGGTTCGCTGATATTACATAGCACTAAACAGGTCAAAATCAGTAGCGATACGCTGGCGATACAGGCACAAAGCGCTGACTGTAATATTGACAAAATGGCTTACAGCGGTAACGAGTTCTCTGGCTTTATTAGTCTGGTTCGTCTGGTCGGTAAACGTTACGAATCCTTATGGCATTCAATCATTCAAACCAGCCATACCTTATTTCGCCGAGTGCGTCAGATCGAACACGTACGTGCAGGACAACTTGATCTTCAGGCCGAGGATTATGCACGTTTGCATGCCCGTAACCTGATCATTACGTCAAAAAATATCACTAAACTGGATTCAGAACAGATCCATCTTGGATAAGGAATAACTATGTTTGCCAATACCCAAATGATGGGCATGGATATTGCGTTACCTGACGTTTGCTTAACGCCCAGTCCGCTTCCACTCCCCGTACCTTACCCAAACTTTGCATCGGCGCAGACAGCTATCCCAAATGCATTCAATATCTTATTCGTCGGTGCACCTGCGCACAATATGGCGACAATAATACCATTAACCAATGGCGATAGCCCTGGCGTTGCGGGTGGAGTCGCTTCCGCGACAGTGATGGGGCCATCACGCCATCTGTCCGGCGCATTCTCAGTATTGTTAAAAGGTTCACCCGCTACTCGACTCACCAGCAGCAGCCTACAAAATTCAACTAACGCTTCGGG comes from Yersinia bercovieri ATCC 43970 and encodes:
- a CDS encoding pentapeptide repeat-containing protein is translated as MRLSATQLQQQIKRGEYVSGHNIVGLQLSGMDLSGGIFSELTATGVDFSHCNLNEAVFDNCQLTDCVFNHANIIKTLFNSCELSHATFLESQCEEAIFHHCTLNNADFSALTINKVSFTDSTLCGSNFTAGKLERTTFNQTAMSDALLNDCQLNLVTFFRLDLRNTQTLGAHFDQVTFFECDHRGKSYAGQQLQACQFTHNQLDDTDFSNALLRQSNFKGASLQRAKLHTVQAQQTLFIEANLTGAQCQYGEFDQAIFNGATLNNASFHQARLFQSLFHYCQAERCDFSKSYLVYADFSYANINEANMSYAHLMHTRLHGARQQQTHWSDRSGVLERDEALHTAEIWSSERKL
- a CDS encoding DUF3540 domain-containing protein, with the protein product MNTVTKNHSISSLLPQQTAGLIADKLPDGSLLVQYSSQGRVCRQATSCLVMPNIGDTVLVADAGQQFWVIAVLERADPGTVTRLNVVGDLQIETPSGSLILHSTKQVKISSDTLAIQAQSADCNIDKMAYSGNEFSGFISLVRLVGKRYESLWHSIIQTSHTLFRRVRQIEHVRAGQLDLQAEDYARLHARNLIITSKNITKLDSEQIHLG
- a CDS encoding DUF4150 domain-containing protein translates to MFANTQMMGMDIALPDVCLTPSPLPLPVPYPNFASAQTAIPNAFNILFVGAPAHNMATIIPLTNGDSPGVAGGVASATVMGPSRHLSGAFSVLLKGSPATRLTSSSLQNSTNASGSRMVPSQFKVLILAS